ctATGCTCTTTGGACCCTGCTATAATCAAgtagtcatcatcatcatcaaataaaagTGCCTGTCCCTTTATATCATTTCAGGGTTCAGGCAAAAGTTTGTGAAGGTATGAAGAATGATAAATCTGTATTGGGCAACAATATAATCTAATTGGGTAAAGCAACAAAAGactggaagaaaagaaaagataaaaaataaaaaataaataacctGGTATGCACAATGAAACCCTCCTTTATATATTCTAATTCCGGCGGCTTCTCGTTGCAGCATGAGACGTGTTTTAACCATATCTATGGGTGCAGTTACAAGGGTGCTGAGTATGCCTGCAACAGAGCTTGAGCTATACAAGGAGCAAAGCGTGATCAGCGAGGTCAgataatggaaaagaaattatttaaaaaataatgagaaattgTGAAGGCACAAGTTCAGATAATCCAGAGTTGTATGATATGCCAATCTAGAAAAAAGAGTGTTTCAGTTTGTCAGATGAACGAAACAGGTTAGACAACTTCCATAAGATATGTACTTTAGTTTTGATAcacaataaaatcatattatattattcagatcaataatataattttttgttcaaatttctTTAGTCTTATTATTCTAAGTCTGTCACCCATGATTTTGATCAATTTTCAGACCTTAACAAATACTCCATTTGCTTTGAATCAGCTGGCATCAGAAAAGATGTAAAGAAGAAGCAATATTAGTAGCAGTGTCATACATCAAATGTATAGGAAATCCTTCTTCAAGAGATGTCCACCTCACTAAAAtctgcaaaataacaaaatttaacaaatgaTAAAAAGGTAATAAGAGAGTTAACAGCGAAGACAAAAATGAACAGGGGAGAGaagcagaaaaacaaaattacgcTTTAAAAGTTTACCTGTTTGGTTTCGTCATATGTAGCCAGCTGGGATGCAGTCAAGACTGCTGCTCTGGCCATGGCAGGGCCCACTCCCTTCCACAAAGCTCTGATTCCCTCTTCAGATAAAGTCCTTCGAAGCTCTGAAACTGGTCCACTCTTTCTCATGTCTGGATTCATTTGCAAACGAACCTGATTGTGGGAATatgattttgaagaaaaaggaaaaaaaaaaaaaaaacatttgatttAATACTTAAAGATATGAGACTCACCTTGAGAACTTCCATTGGATTTGTCAGTGCAGTTGCAATTGCGCCAGCAAACATTCCCGAAGCAATTTTAACTAAAACATTGGAGGAGCCAAAAGCAAGATCACAGGCATACTTAGAGGGTTCATAAAGGCCCAAGCGGAGTCCTCCATAAACAACTGACCTTGTAAGTGCAGGTGTCAAACCTTGATACAAAGACTTTGGTCCTTCATTTTTCACCgcacttataaatatttttccctGGACAAATGCTCAGCTGATAAACTTTTGTATTATAATGTGATAACTAAGGTCTAAAGACGAAAGATTGTACTCAGCAAACTACCATTCCACTCAAAGGACCTTTCTGGCCAACAAGTTGCATTTGTAGCCTTACTTTCAATACATCTGCACAGAACAtagaaacatattatatatgcaGCATCACATTGTTCTTTCATTCATAAATACATCAAACCAGTCCTCAGGATATAAACGCTTATACAGTTTAGACACCACTTTATCATAACACTTTTAACATACTGGATACCAACCAGTGTTATATGAGTATTGTCAATGAAAGTAATTTCAACCATTGATGAGAAAATGGAGTCAGTGGATTCtaacaaattcatatttttttatgcatgtgaataagttttattttagtacTATTCATTCTCAACTTTGAGATCTTGATTTTGAGAACCTCTATTCTATACCAACCTCTATGTTAAAGAACCTTGAAACTAAGTATTTATTCTCTCATCAACAGTTAAGATTTCCCACTAAAGCTAAGAAAATCCAATCTCTATATTCACAGAGTGCCACGTTTTCTGTAAGTCAGATAATATTCCATAGAACTCTATTCACTCTCAAACCCCATCTTTATAGGATATACTGAACATTAAAATTGGCTCAAAAGTCCAACTTTTGTCATCAATATGGACATTAATATGAAATCAAATTGACCATTGAAGGACCAATCTGATGCCATGCATAGCCTAAAGGAAGCTGAAAAGTGGTTCTATACTGATAAACAGTTTATACTCAACCAAATCAACGAATTGAAATTGCAATTATGCACAAACCTTGATGCAAGGTAGTAGGTGAAGgaaaaaaatacaactttaaAAACCCAAGTTAATATCCAAACAGCCCTAAGCAGAATAAACATAAAGCAGTAGCAAGGAACATAGAGAGAATCAAGGCACCTAAAGGGTGAGTAACTCCAGTTGCAACCGCCACGGAAAGTCCACTGGTAGCAAAGTGGTTGAAAACAGTGGAAGGCGACGCAGCCCAGTTCTGCTTCTCATCATGTTCGAGTCCTGACACATTTTCTTCTCAATACCCatcattcaaaattaaaactttatacttAATAGTGCAGAAGAAATCACGGGTACCCGATGTTACATTTAAAAGAACAAATCATTTCGttcaatttgatattttggTTAAAGGAATAGAAGCAAACATAACCTGAAGGCGTGGAATTGTTGGAGGTTGAATTCTCAGGCATGTTGTAGCTTTCTCCCGATCACTGTGTGCGAAAACTGAAATGCCTTAACAGATCTTACTCTTTGATTCGTGATTCGAAACTGGGTACATACAGCCCCAGGTGAAGAGAAAACACCTGCTCCTGTGGGTTCGGGAAAGAGAAGCATATGACTAAACAAATAATGttcttttttgttgaaattaaacaactaataaaagaattaaCCATCAATCTCttctcaaaaatatatttggagGATGGATTAATTATGTAGACTATTTTAATTTGGGGACCCATTAATAACAGTAGAATCGATTATTtgttctataaaaaaaaaaaaagtagaaagtgagaagaaaatatttagTAACCGTGTATAGAATTTTTCCCAtgattttacaattaaaaaagttgtaCAAAATCTCtcagaaattttaattatatgtgatGAAAGGGACTAATATTCATcgatattgtaattaatttaaaaatgctAGTAATACAGTCTttatattaatagaaattattaagaaaaaccaAATTATGATGGATTTCACTTCTCATCCCTCATAAAAACAAATGGTGTAttcacattttcttaaaaaaattatattaatttacaataaaatgaattaaaattacacATAAACATTTAGgcttaatatctattttgtcCCTCAAAATAGgagttttgtttaaaattgttctacttttttaaaaagtaacgATTGGtctcactttttgaaaaaactgtatGAGTTAATCCTTTTTGCTAACAACGTAAAAAATTTAACGTTGTAGCTGCCCCCTGGACTAAACTTGATGAACTGTCAATTTTAAGTGATTGTGTGGCAGTTTGGTGGTCGTTTCGTGACAGTGAGGttaaaattggaagaaaaaaatagattaagtgggatttttttttacagtaGTTAAAAAGAGGGGTTAGGGTTTGTTAGTAGTTAGGGATGGCTTCTTCCCAAGGGTGTTGATATTGTTCGAATAGATGGAGCAAAGGATCTCCACGTTCGTCCCATGGTAGTGGTTGGAGGGGAGGTGGGTTGATTCCTATTTGTTACTGTGGTGATATTGCTGTAATCAAAGTGGCGAGAACTATCAAAAATGGTGACAGAAGTTTTTGGGGATGTCCTCATTACAAGGTTTTAAGTATACCTTTTTCAGTTTATGTTCCCTTCACTTTATGCATTTGTTGATAGATTCCCTCACTTTGTGAATAACATGCTGATTGTTCAAGTGGGAGCTCGTGTAACTTTTTCAAATGGTGTTCTGAAGAAGACGTTGATGAAAAAGATTGTACAATTTCCAGGCAAAGGAGGAGGATTAGTGATCTGAAAAATTTAGTGAAGGGTTTGCAGAAAAGGATGAAATTTTTAGTTGTAGCTTTGTTTCTTTCTATTGCACTGGACCTTGAGCTTTTAAGGTTCTGTTTAGgttgatgttttcttttgagGTCCTGTTTAGGTTGATGTTGTTAAGCGGGCAAAGTGGGTGtgtttttgtatgttttgttgACGTTGATGTAGGTGGGCAAAGTGGGTGTGTTTCATGTAATGCTTCTTCTAAGTTGGTTGGTAATGTGTACGTGAATGGATATCTTTAGGTGTTTTAGTTGAGTCCTACAATGTATTATTTACCATTGACCATTGTCAATTTAATTGACTTTTTAATTCAGTGTTTTATGTTTGAATAAGTTCCTCgtttggtttaaaattattcaCAACAGTCCTTATTGTATATGATGATGACATGGTTGTTAACATAACATTGACACAGGTTAATGCATGAAAGTGCTTTCTGTAATTAAAGGACATAAACATTAATCAAAAGATATCAAAGTACATTACCAAAAAACTTAGTTAAAGTTGTTGCACCACATTACATGACCATCAAAGTCAACAAAAAAACATCATTATCACAGTACATAACCAAAATGCTTAATTAAAGTTGTTGCACCACAGTACATGACTATCTAAGTTGATTTTCttctaaaatgtaatttttcctCGATGTTGTTGGATTGAGTGATTGGGACTTGTGGTGCCTGTGATGGTTGAGTTTGTTGGGTACTTGGTGGTGCTTGTGATGGTACAGGAGATTGGCTACTTGGAGGTGCCTGTGATGGTTGAGTTTGTGTTGTTGTTTCTGCTGGTTCGGGACGCAAAGGGCAGTTGTTTTTGTTGTGGCCCCTCTGACGACATACGCTACATTTTTTTCTATGCCCACCAACACGCATTTGGGTGTCATCCTTAGTTAGCTCCCATGGCTCCAACCTCCTTTTTTCTTTGGTCTCCTTGGCATCTTCCTCTTAACTGGTGGTAGTACATCAGGATAGGTTGTTCTTTCCCATAACAAGTGGCCATTGACTGGAAAAATTATTGACGCATACGTCTCTTCATATTGGATCTTCTAAAGCAAGTAGGTATAGAATCTTCTGGGTCTAAACTGGAGTAGTTAATTGCCGCAATTGCATGACAGCATGGGATGACACTTATCATCAACTTTTTGCAGCTACAGTCTTTAGTGTCCAGGTTCATTGTGAACTTGTTGCCAATGGATGATGTGTGGCTAACCTAAAAAATCTTTCTCGCAAACTAGCTGAAATAAATCAATCATGTCAACAATGAAGATGTGTGACAAATGTATATGAACAGAAATGAGAATATTACCTTGGGACCCAGAATCTTGATAAAGTTGATTCGTTTTGAAGTCTCTTTTTTATCTTTGGGCATATTGTGAAATCCATAGATGTTACCTTGCTTTTGTTAGTGGCCCATTGTTTCATGAGATAAACTCTTATTTCCTCCAGCATGGTGATAATTGGTTTTCCTCTAGCATTAACAAGAACACTGTTGAAAGCTTCACTGATGTTGCTATCTAGGGTGTCCACACATTGCTTGACCTGTGAAGCGAGATCTTGACCAAAACTTGTTGcacaaaaatttccaaaatagGTTACCATGCATGAGTGACTGAAATGTGCATGCAATGGGCAATGGGTTACCTTGGGGGAATGCCTATGAGGTATTTGTATGCTTCAACattgacttctttaattttcagCACTTCTCTCTCCCAAGCCTGGGGATATGTGCATGTGGTAGCCCTCCACATCAGATTCTTTAATATTTGACCACCAAACCTTTTCCTGAAATTGGCATAGAGGTGCCTCAGGCAAAATCTTTATTCTGCCCCAGGAAGAAGCTCCTGGATAACTGGCATTAATCCCTGCTCacatgaaataattattaaaagggTTACATTTAATAAAGGATAAATTATATAGTAATGTAAGGATTACATTTACCTTTTGTTGGTCAGACATGCACGTGCACTTCCCACAGACTTCATTTCCCCTGAGGTCTTCAATTAATAACTGCAAAAACCAGCTCCAACTgtctttgttttccacttcGACAATTGCATAGGCAAGGGGCAACATTTGCTTGTTTGGGTCCCTACCAACAACAGTGAGCTTCTCCTGTAAGACccatagaaaataaaaataaaatatatttttatttatattaagataatttattatgacTTTGTTCTGTGGGTTAAAAAGTGTTGGAGTAGAAAACGAAATTAATTATGatggttttaattaatttataaaatgtatgaaatatactaaatattattatttgaaaatttatatcatTGAAATTCAGTTGGTTTAGTGGTTGATGGTTGGTTGTTTGTCTGAATGTGAATTTAAGGTTGCGAGTTCAAAACCTTGGAAGGATATATGttgcttatttttcttttatttttatttaaataatgaatgcatggttttattttgctttaagGAGAGAAgagatttcttttatattttcatgcCATGCAACTAGAGAACGTTACAGTGAGTTCTTTTGGTAGAAAAGGTTCCAatgtatatgttttattatggaaagttaattggttttatttttaggtttaaaggGGGAAAATCTGAATTAGTGGAGGGATTTAATAGAgaaagtaacatttttttttagttaggtATCTTAACAAGAGTTAAAGCCCAAATGTGAGGGCCCAGTTGTGAGATTTAAGAGTGGTTAGGTTAGAATTAGCGGGGATGGTACTATAGTGAAGGGagagggaaaagaaaaccctagaaccCACCGTTACTCAATCTTTGAGTATTTAGAAGAGAGTAAATCGAGAGAGAGACGCTGCCACAAGAAGTAGAGACATTATTACGAGGGAGAAGCTTCTTGCTAAGCAACTTTGAAGTAAGAGACTGTGGAGGTTGAATCCAAAAAGGTAAGGGGACTAATCCGAAATTTTGTGTGGTTGTTTGGAGTATTGGGCATAGTTGTATTGGGTTGGTTGTTGTTATGCATGTATGTTCTTTATGTTTTATCTGAATAAGTTACGCAGGGTTTCAAAGAGAGAAACCATGAGGGTTCTCGATTTCTATACGAAAGAAAACAAGAGAGGAagagtttattttgaaaataggaagtAAGAAGAGTTAACACTCTTAATTATGGATGTGCATGATGTATTCTAGTAGAGTCTAGGACTTCGTTGGACCCTAAAGAATATGGTAAGGTAGTGACGGTTGTAGCTTTGGGTTTAGCTATGGAAAATGTTTTACCTAAAGTGTGTGGATGAGTTTCTTTTAGACGTCGAGGGACATTATCTTCTATGGGTAGACGTATTAGGGTAGAGTTTTGTGTTCTACCAAATGCAGCACCAATTTTGGTTTAAGTGTATTCATGGAGTGGttgtgttttatatatatatgtatatgagtAGAGTTTCGGGTTGCAGGGGAGGAGATGTAATGTTTTATTGTCTATCACTATTGCATGAGATAGAAAGGGTATGAATTATTTTGACTCTGTGCTTATTATATAGAGTCGCGTGAGTGAATGGAAAGGAGAAAACAATTTCTATATGACACTTTGTTCTAGCTGATTCATGggtataaatgaaaaatgtagAATAGATTTATGCTAATTAACTATGCATGATAGGAGagagaaaattatgaaaaatgatgCATGGAATGTGGTTGGTTACCTAAAATGGAGTGGGACCCGCGAAGGGTtatgaaattaagttaaattatttttttatgtgatgtATATATGCATGGCATGTGAATATGGAAAAGTAAATGGAATGCACTTGGATAGTTTTCACTTTTACAGGAAGTGACATGAATGGAAAGGAAGAGGTTGGTAATGGATTCATGTGGGGTCCATTAGTTGTGTAtgcattaaatttattttattttaatgggtTGGTATTACTTATTAGAAAAGGGGGTGTGTATAgtatatattttcctttttcatattttggttgatttggtatgattactttattattattttgagaaGGTTTATTACATACAGATTTGTTGTTTGGTTGTGtgagtttaatattatttatttcttgtgaAATCAGATTTATGTTTGTGATGCCCGGTGAAGCTTCTGAAAGAGTGGTGGAAGTAGCACTGGTACTTGTCCGGTGAAGCTCTCTAAGAATAGAGTGGTGAGGGGTGTATACTTGTCCGGTGAAGCCCAAGGGGGTGGTGGAAAGTATATACTTGCTCGGGGAAGCTCTAAGAGAGTGGTGGAAAGTGGTGTACTTGCCGATGAAGCCTTTCAGAGAGTGGTGGGGAAATGTCTTTGTATAATGGTGTCATAAAGTATACTTGCCCGGTGAAGCTCCTTAAGCGAGTGGCGGGAGGTGATACTCGACCCTGTTTTGTATACAAGCAACTCAGTggtgatttaatatatatagtaaatgGTTTCAAATGAACTCGGATATGAGTTGGTGAGTCACCGAGTGAGTCTGGATGAGATTTGGTTATTTGGTGAAATAATTGTATGGTTATATGCGAGTGACTTTGAATTCTGATAGTGTAATTGGtaatgaattattttgatgacttgtttctattagctcacccttgcatgtttgtggttgtggtttccacctacgatgatcgtacttgtacgggagtagatgttGTTGCAGGTGTAGCTAAAGCGAAGTTGAGTGATGAGATACGTGGGAGAACTATGGGATTTGAATT
This genomic interval from Vigna radiata var. radiata cultivar VC1973A chromosome 8, Vradiata_ver6, whole genome shotgun sequence contains the following:
- the LOC106769945 gene encoding mitochondrial substrate carrier family protein ucpB isoform X1, which produces MPENSTSNNSTPSGLEHDEKQNWAASPSTVFNHFATSGLSVAVATGVTHPLDVLKVRLQMQLVGQKGPLSGMGKIFISAVKNEGPKSLYQGLTPALTRSVVYGGLRLGLYEPSKYACDLAFGSSNVLVKIASGMFAGAIATALTNPMEVLKVRLQMNPDMRKSGPVSELRRTLSEEGIRALWKGVGPAMARAAVLTASQLATYDETKQILVRWTSLEEGFPIHLISSSVAGILSTLVTAPIDMVKTRLMLQREAAGIRIYKGGFHCAYQVLLSEGPRGLYKGGFAIFARLGPQTTITFILCEELRKLAGLKAI
- the LOC106769945 gene encoding mitochondrial substrate carrier family protein ucpB isoform X2, which gives rise to MPENSTSNNSTPSGLEHDEKQNWAASPSTVFNHFATSGLSVAVATGVTHPLDVLKVRLQMQLVGQKGPLSGMGKIFISAVKNEGPKSLYQGLTPALTRSVVYGGLRLGLYEPSKYACDLAFGSSNVLVKIASGMFAGAIATALTNPMEVLKVRLQMNPDMRKSGPVSELRRTLSEEGIRALWKGVGPAMARAAVLTASQLATYDETKQILVRWTSLEEGFPIHLMYDTATNIASSLHLF